From Apium graveolens cultivar Ventura chromosome 9, ASM990537v1, whole genome shotgun sequence, the proteins below share one genomic window:
- the LOC141683668 gene encoding G-type lectin S-receptor-like serine/threonine-protein kinase At4g27290, with protein MEVVTRTAFITLLFSTFLCCLSVEDIIRANQTIRDGSTIVSSGGHFELGFINPGNSTNRYVGIWYKKISVKTIVWIANREAPLNTTSGLLKLNTRGNLVILNGSDHEVWSSNISRFSENPVVQLLDSGNLVVRDENEDDPEKYLWESFDKPGNSFLPESKFGWNLETGMERYHSSWKSEDDPAPGEYTNHIDRNGFPQLMLRKGSAIHFRAGPWNGVRFSGMPNLKPNPIYKFDFVFNDKELYYHYELVNGSVVMRMILHPLGYIQRWIWIEKLQIWQLYLTVQMDDCDRYALCGAYGTCNINNSPACECLNGFQAKKQQEWDVADWSSGCVRKVQLSCADGEGFVKHSGVKLPDTQRSWFDRNMNLDECEQECLKNCSCSAYSNTDIRGSGSGCLLWFNELIDIREHKENGQDLYIRMAASELAKKKRSKLRFITIPILLAVTLMLGVCLCVIRKKKKRRTEGIIKLYSENDGGNGNDDEDLELPLFDFTTLANATNGFSANSKLGEGGFGIVYKGMLDERKEIAVKRLSKDSRQGLKEFKNEVSCIAQLQHRNLVKLLGCSVQEGERMLVYEYMPNKGLDSFIFDEKQSKALDWPMRYSIIKGIARGLLYLHQDSRLRIIHRDLKASNILLDLQMNPKISDFGMARICGENETGATNTTRVVGTYGYMSPEYAIDGIFSVKSDVYSFGVLVLEIVSGKRNRNFSHPDHNLNLLGHAWRIYTNGKVLDLVDEVIAESSQEHRTEVYRTIQIGLLCVQQYPADRPTMATVVLMLTSEIPLPQPKEPGFFTERKLNEGDSSSSLLQSSSSNYLSVTTMAPR; from the exons ATGGAAGTTGTAACAAGAACTGCTTTTATTACTCTGTTATTCTCCACGTTCTTGTGTTGTTTGTCAGTAGAAGACATTATAAGAGCCAACCAAACTATTAGAGATGGAAGCACCATTGTTTCATCAGGTGGTCATTTTGAGCTAGGCTTCATTAACCCTGGTAACTCCACTAATCGATACGTGGGAATATGGTACAAGAAGATATCAGTCAAGACTATTGTATGGATTGCCAATAGAGAAGCTCCTCTCAACACTACTTCTGGTCTCTTAAAACTCAACACCAGAGGCAATCTTGTTATTTTAAATGGCTCTGATCATGAAGTTTGGTCATCCAACATATCGCGATTTTCGGAGAATCCCGTGGTGCAATTGTTGGATTCTGGAAATCTTGTTGTTAGAGATGAAAATGAGGATGACCCTGAAAAGTATTTATGGGAAAGTTTTGATAAGCCTGGAAATAGTTTCTTACCAGAGAGTAAATTTGGATGGAATCTTGAAACAGGGATGGAGAGATACCATAGTTCTTGGAAAAGTGAGGATGATCCAGCTCCTGGTGAATATACCAATCATATTGATCGTAATGGTTTTCCTCAGCTAATGTTGAGGAAAGGTTCTGCTATACATTTTCGCGCTGGACCTTGGAATGGTGTTCGTTTTAGTGGTATGCCTAATTTAAAACCAAATCCTATTtataagtttgattttgtttttaaTGACAAGGAGTTGTATTACCATTATGAACTAGTTAATGGTTCTGTTGTTATGAGGATGATTTTGCATCCACTTGGTTATATTCAAAGATGGATATGGATTGAAAAACTTCAAATTTGGCAACTTTATCTTACTGTTCAAATGGATGACTGTGATCGTTATGCATTGTGTGGCGCTTATGGGACTTGTAACATTAACAATTCTCCTGCGTGCGAGTGCTTAAATGGATTTCAGGCAAAAAAACAACAAGAATGGGATGTTGCAGATTGGTCTAGTGGATGTGTAAGGAAAGTACAATTGAGCTGTGCGGATGGAGAGGGATTTGTTAAGCATTCAGGGGTCAAGTTACCAGATACTCAGCGTTCTTGGTTTGATAGGAATATGAATCTTGATGAATGTGAGCAGGAGTGCTTAAAGAATTGCTCGTGTTCAGCCTATTCAAATACAGATATTAGAGGGAGCGGAAGTGGATGCTTGTTGTGGTTTAATGAGCTGATTGATATTAGAGAGCACAAAGAAAATGGGCAAGATCTTTATATAAGAATGGCTGCTTCTGAACTAG CTAAAAAGAAGAGATCCAAACTAAGGTTCATAACCATACCTATTCTGTTGGCTGTAACATTGATGCTTGGCGTATGCCTTTGTGTAATCAGGAAGAAAAAGAAGCGGCGGACAGAAG GAATAATAAAGCTGTATTCTGAAAATGACGGGGGAAATGGAAATGATGATGAGGATTTGGAGTTGCCTTTATTTGATTTTACAACCTTAGCTAATGCCACCAATGGCTTCTCGGCAAACTCTAAGCTAGGAGAAGGTGGTTTTGGCATTGTTTACAAG GGTATGCTTGATGAGAGAAAAGAAATAGCTGTAAAGAGGCTCTCAAAGGATTCAAGACAAGGGTTGAAAGAGTTTAAGAATGAAGTTTCATGCATTGCTCAACTTCAGCACCGAAACCTTGTGAAGCTTCTTGGCTGTTCTGTGCAGGAAGGGGAAAGAATGTTGGTGTATGAATACATGCCTAATAAAGGCTTGGACTCATTCATCTTTG ATGAAAAACAAAGTAAGGCACTTGACTGGCCTATGCGCTATAGCATCATAAAGGGCATCGCAAGGGGacttctttatcttcatcaggATTCTAGATTACGGATCATTCATAGGGATCTCAAAGCCAGCAATATTTTACTCGATCTCCAGATGAACCCAAAAATTTCAGATTTTGGCATGGCAAGGATCTGCGGAGAGAATGAAACTGGGGCTACTAATACAACCAGAGTGGTTGGAACATA TGGTTACATGTCCCCAGAGTATGCAATTGATGGCATTTTTTCGGTGAAATCTGATGTCTATAGCTTTGGGGTGTTGGTGCTGGAGATAGTGAGTGGGAAGAGAAACAGAAATTTTAGTCATCCTGATCACAATCTTAACCTTCTTGGACAT GCATGGAGAATCTATACAAATGGGAAAGTTTTGGACCTAGTAGATGAGGTTATTGCAGAGTCAAGCCAGGAACATCGAACTGAAGTGTATCGAACAATCCAAATAGGGTTGTTATGCGTCCAACAATATCCAGCAGATAGGCCAACCATGGCAACTGTGGTACTAATGCTAACTAGTGAGATTCCCCTGCCTCAGCCAAAAGAACCTGGATTCTTCACCGAGAGGAAATTGAATGAAGGCGACTCATCATCAAGCCTGCTTCAGTCATCTTCTTCCAACTATTTAAGTGTCACTACTATGGCTCCCAGATAA